The DNA sequence AAATCCGGAACAATCCGCAAAAATTTTGCACATTATTTCCGAATCCGCCTGAAATAATTTGAAAAAGGGATTCTGAAATAATGTGCTAATTTACAGAAGAGCTTTTACAACTAAACTCAAATGATAATCAAGGTGTTCGTTTTATGTTATTTAATGCTTATGTTGAAATGGATGATCTCAAAAAAGCGAAACAGCTATTAGACCGCTATCCAGATGATTTTTCAATCCATTTTGTTTACAACCGACTATTACTTGAACTTTTGGAAAACGGCCCGACAAAGAAGGCGGAAAAATTATTAAAAGAAGCGAAAAAACGAAATCCACACGTCATTAAATATTTGTATGATGGTCGTTGGGTGGATTCATCAATTCCTTACTTCACTCCTGGTGATGAAACAGAAGCGATTGTCTATGTACAAGATTCAGGTCATTTATGGTGGGATGATCCTTTAGATCGATTGCGACATTTATTATAATCCATAAGTTTCAGACTGAAATGAAAACTCATGTCTCGAGGCACGAGCCCGATGAAGAGCGGAGTTGTAAAAATACAGTAATGAAGCGCGATGCGGAGGAAGTAACTAAGAATGAAAGCGTTTATCAACAGTCTGAAATTTTAGGTTTTTTTGGACTAGCCAATAATTGGTGGGATTATTTGACAAATCCCATTTATTATCGAAGTTTATCAAGAAGATTATATTAGTAATAGGTTTTAGATCGAATTTTTTCATCTGAGAAAATAATTACATTTTCTCTAATTTATGAAGATATCTTTTACTGCTGATAAACCGGTTAGGTTAGACAATGTTTTAGAAGTAAATATTGGTCTTTGAAACATTACGTTAATTTCAGTCCAGATATTACTACTATTAACAACGGAACTAGTTCTAAATCTTCTTCGTAAAGTTTATTCACTTTCTCAATTAACTGAACATTTTTTAGCTTGAAGACTTATACATTCTAAGAAAAACTTTATCCATTGAGTCCAATTGCCTTTATAACGTGTATTTAGCGACAAATTGGGCCATTTATGGTGCGTTTTTTAACCAAGGACAAGTGTGTTTTGCATGACGGGGAGTAATGTTTGATGGGGAGAGAAAACCTACACAAGAAAGGTATCATTTTTCACTCCCCCATTTCCTTTACGTATTGTCAAAAATTTATAGATAAAATCTAGATGATTTATTGATATATAAGGTTTTATAAACAAAAAACTTGCCACCCCCATTGTTTTAGTGTATTAGTGAGGTAACACACACACCAATCCTAAAACAAAGGAAAATCACCAATAACGGAAATGTAAATATCAACTTGACTATTTTCTGGGTTCTTACAACGTTCATCATATACTTCAAAGTCTGTTAAGAATGCTCTTTTGTTTGTTTTCGACCATTCCCAAATATATTGCCATGCTTCCACAACAATTTCTGGTATAGATCCCTTTCTCGTTGTAAACACCACATATGGACATTCACGTATAAAAAAGCTTTTCATTCCAGTTGGTACTTGGTTAATCGTTGTCACTTCGGCACCGATAGCAAAAGTATAGGAACCAGCTTCATCTGATTCATAATTTGTATATATTGCTAGAATATTAGGGTTTTTCTTGTTTGGGATTTTTTCAATAATGCTATGTTTGTTAAAGCTTTGCCATAATGAAGGAATCACGCCTTCACCCTTCATTTCAGCCTCATTTGATGTAACGACAGGTTTGCCAATAAAACGAATTGGATCCAGCCTAGCAATTTTTTTTGTTTGAATGAATTGTGACAATAGATTCCATCCTCCTCCATTTTTGAGAATAATAATAAGTCTATTCGCTATTAATCCTTTAAATCCTTCCAAATTTTTTCTGTATGGACGATTAAAAAGTACGGTAATAAATAGTTTGTTTGAAGTTGGAGGAGGGCTGGTCCTATCGTCAGCTTCGTGAACAATTCGGGATCAAGAGCGATGCACAAATTGCTGAGTGGGTAAAGAAAGTAAAAAACAATGAGTTGTTGGAGGACAATCGTGGAAAATGGAACAAAAAGTACTTTAACAGCTTAGAAGAAGAGAATGCTTATTTGAAAGCGCAGGTGGAATACCTAAAAAAGCGCAATCCAAATCTACACGGGAAGGAGTGGTCTTAAAATCTGAAAGGTTTCAAATTATTGATGAATTAAGAAGAAAGCACCCACTTACATGGCGTTTCAAAATTGCTGAGGTTTCAAGAGCTGGATACTATAAATGGCGTAGTAATCGTTCAAAATCGTCTATACGTATGGAAAAGGACCTTTTGCTTAAAGAGCACATATTAGCGATTCACAAGAAACATCCCTACTATGGTTATAAGCGAATGACGAGAGCTTTATCCAGAGAGGGGATGGTTGTAAATCATAGCGTGTACGCCGTTTAATGAGGGAATTAGGAATAAAATCTGTCATTCGTAAGAAAAGACCGTTCTACGGGCATAGAGGTTCGGTTGTATTTCCTAACGTCCTAAATAGAGAATTTTACGCAGAGAACCGTTTTGAAAAGTTCGTAACCGGATATTACATATGTACGTGTGGGAGACCATTTTGCCTACCTATCAGCCGTTTTAGATTTGTATAACAATAAAATTGTTGCTTGGATATTATCTGAAAAGATTAAAACTCAAAACCGAGAGATTAAGTGCTGAAACCGAGAGATTAAGTGCTGAAACCGAGAGATTAAGTGCTGAAACCGAGAGATTAAGTGCTGAAACCGAGAGATTATCCGCTCAAACCGAGGGATTTTTGCTATAAACCGATAAATTATAGAACGAAACTAAGAGATTAAGGCTTGAACCCGATAGATTATGTTGCAAACCCGGTAGATGTCCGTGCAAACCTATAGATTAGTCGGCCAATTCAAGGGATTTTTAACGTAATCTGATTGAATAGGTCAATGAAGGGTCATCTCCCATTGACAACACTACCACTTTCTAATAATATGTAAATTATACGATAGATATAAAAACATAATAAAGGGGTGTTGAAGTTGTCTGTTCATAATAGTGTGCATTGTTCGTTTTGTGATTCGACGGATGTAGCAATAGTGTCTGCTTTTGGCACTGCGCAATTAGTTTCACAATATTATTGCCGCAAGTGTAAAAGTGTTTTTGAGTTTATAAGGTGGCAAACAGAGCAAGAGGCATGTAAGGAGGTGTAGTGTTATTGACGATTCAATATGTCGGAGTTGTCGGTTCTGGAACTATGGGGTCAGGAATTGCACAAATTTGTGCTCAAAATGGGTATTATGTATATCTTTATGATGTAAATGATACTATCGTTCAAAAATCATTATACTCTATTGAAAAGCGGCTGCAAAAAATGGTTGAAAAAGGGAAAATAACGAAAAAAGAATTGGAGCAATCAATGGAGAGAATTGAAGCGTGCACAGAATTATCGAACTTGAAAGCATGTGATGTTGTCATAGAAGCTGTACCGGAAAAATTGCCGTTAAAAAAAGAAATTTTTAGACAACTAGAAGGAGTTTGTTCGGAACAAACGATTCTAGCCACGAACACTTCTTCGTTTTCTGTAACAGATATTGCAAGCGCTGTCAATACCCCGGAACGAGTTGTTGGGCTGCACTTTTTTAACCCTGTTCCTTTAATGCCGCTTGTGGAAATTGTCAAAGGATTTAAAACTAGTGAAAAATGGATACATGTTCTTCTTCGGTTTGCTGACTCTTTGGGCAAGGAAGCAGTTATTTGCGAAGATACGCCAGGCTTTATTGTGAACAGGATTGCTAGGCCTTTTTATAACGAAGCATTAAAAATCGCTGGAGAGCGCTTAGCGTCTGTCGAGCAAATTGACATAATTATGAAAAAAGCCGGTCATTTTAAAATGGGGCCTTTTGAGCTGCAAGATTTGATTGGGATTGATGTCAATTTTTCAACGACGGAATCTGTCTACAATGGGTTTTTTGGGGAAGGAAGGTTTCGTCCGCACTATTTACAGCAGCGCATGGTGCAGTCTGGAAAAATTGGGAGAAAGGCTGGTGAAGGATATTTCCGTTATGAAAACTAAAACGTTGATAGGAGCGATTGTCGGAAGAGGACCGCTATCTGCACCGCTTGTCAAGCAAATGAAGACATTAGGTCACACCGTTATAGATAACGGTGAATGGCAACAAGGTTCTCATCTTGATTTTGTAGTAGAGACGACAAATGTCAACATGGAAGAAAAGAAGAAAAATTTAATGAAAATCGAAAACATCATTTCAGAAAAGACCCTTATTTTATCAACATGTCTTCGTATTACTGCGACAGAAGCAGCATCATGGCTGAAACATCCTGAACGATTAGTAGGCTTTGCTGCTTTTTCTACTTGGGAAGAAACGAATTTGATCGAAATCGCCCCGGCTTTACAGACCGATTTCGACTATGTCATAAAGGCGAAAAATATATTTCAAATGATGGGAAAAGAAGTAGAAGTAGTAGAGGATGGAGTCGGATGCGTGTTTCCGAGAATTTTATCCTTGATTATTAACGAGGCCGCTTTTGCACTTACAGAGAAAATCGCAACGCCAGAACATATTGATAAAGCTATGAAAAAAGGGACGAACTATCCAATGGGGCCGCTTGCATGGGCTGATCATGTCGGAATTGATGAGATTTATGCCGTTTTATCTGGATTATATAAAGAAATGGGAGAAGAACGTTATCGTCCTGCACCAATGCTAAGGAAAATGGTGTATGCAGGCTGGCTAGGAAAAAAATCAGGAAGGGGATTTTATTTATATGAATCATAAAGAAGGGATTATCAAATGAGAGAGGCAGTCATCATTGATGCAGTAAGAACGCCTATCGGTAGGTTTCATGGTGCTTTAAAAGATGTTCGTCCCGATGACTTAGCTGCCCATGTCATCAAGGAGCTTTTTAATCGCAATCCGATTGATCCTTCACTTGTGGAAGATGTTATTTTCGGTTGTGCCAATCAAGCTGGGGAAGATAATCGAAACGTTGCAAGAATGGCTGCTTTGCTTGCTGGAATGCCGGATACTGTTCCAGGTGTAACGGTCAATCGTTTATGTGGATCTGGTTTAGAGGCAGTAAATCAAGCGGCGATTTCCATTCAGGCTGGACTGGGCGATGTGTTTATTGCCGGTGGTACGGAAAGCATGACGCGCGCACCGTACGTCATGATGAAACCGCAGCTTGATGGGATTAGAAGCACACCTGTATTTTATGATACAACGCTCGGCTGGCGCCTTGTAAACGAAAAGCTTGCAGAGAAATATCCGCCAATCAGCCTTGGCGAAACGGCAGAAAACGTTGCCAATCGTTATCAAATTTCAAGAGAAGAACAGGACGAATTTGCGTTATTAAGCCAACAAAAAGCTGATAGAGCTATAAAAGAAGGGCGGTTTCAAGCTGAGCTTGTTCCGATCACAACAAAAAATAGAAAGGGAGAAGAAAAAGTTGTGGATAGGGACGAACATCCGCGGCCGGAGACAACATTGGAAGCGCTAGCTAAGCTTAAACCGGCTTTTGTGAAAGATGGAACGGTTACAGCAGGAAACTCATCAGGTATGAATGACGGAGCTTCCGCATTATTAATTATGGAAAGAACGACCGCAGAACAATTCGGATTTAAACCGCTTGCCCGTTTTATTACATGTGCGGTAGCTGGGGTTCATCCATCTTATATGGGGCTTGGTCCTATTCCAGCCACACAAAAAGCTTTAAGGCGTGCACAGTTAACGGTTGATCAGCTCGATTTGATTGAAATGAATGAAGCATTTGCTTCCCAATCAATCGCCTGTATGAAAGAACTGCGGTTTCACAAAGACAAAGTGAATGTTAACGGAGGAGCAATCGCTTTAGGCCATCCTTTAGGCTGCAGCGGAGCGCGTATCGTGACGACACTCGTTCATGAGATGCAGCGCAGGGATTCCCGATATGGGCTTGCAACTATGTGTATTGGGGTTGGGCAAGGAATAGCAACCATTATAGAAAAATTATAGAGGGAGGAAGTTCAATGAAAGTTAAAAGCCACTACCCGTTATTTATAAATGGGGAATATGTCGATAGCAAAAATGGGGAACGATTTGACGTAGTGAATCCAGCAACAGAAGAGGTAATCGCAACGGCAGCTAAAGCAGCAAAAGAAGATGTAGATAAAGCGGTTCAGGCGGCTCGGACAGCTTTTGAATCTGGAAAATGGCCTAAAATGACAGCAGCAAAACGGGCTCGTATTTTAAATAAAATTGCCAGTATCATGAGAGAGCGCTTCGATGACTTAGTCAATGCCGAAGTATTAAATAGCGGCAAAACAGTGGATGCGGCGAAAGGGCAAATTAATCAGGCAATTGAAGACTTTGAGTTTTATGCAGCTGCTGCCATCACCTTACAAGGAGACGTGAATCAAGTTCCGAACGGCTTTTTTAACTATACTGTCAAAGAGCCGGTAGGTGTATGCGGACAAATTATTCCTTGGAATTATCCGCTGATGATGGCTGCATGGAAAGTGGCACCTGCTCTAGCTGCTGGTTGTACCGTTGTGTTAAAACCGGCAAGCTATACTCCGATCACAGCTTATATGCTGGCAGAAATTTGCCTTGAAGCAGGTGTTCCGAACGGAGTCGTCAATGTCATCACAGGGAGTGGTTCGGAAATTGGCCCATACATGACACAGCATCCAGGAATTGATAAAGTGGCCTTTACAGGTGAAACGGAAACGGGTAAGGACATTATGAAGCGTGCTTCTGATACGTTAAAGCGCGTTACGTTAGAGTTAGGCGGAAAATCGCCAAACATTGTCTTTGATGATTGCGATCTAGAAGAAGCTGTAAATGGTTCACTTTTTGGAATATTCTATAATACAGGCCAATCTTGTGAAGCGCGTTCTCGCTTGTTTGTCCATGAGAGCATTTACGATGAATTCATGGAGATGTTTCTCGAAAAGGCTTCCCGTGTTCGTGTTGGAGATCCATTTGCAAAAGGTGTCCACATGGGCGCTGTTATTTCGAAAAGCCATCAGGATGTGATTGATGGCTATGTCAAGCTAGCTGTGGAAGAGGGAGGGGAAATTCTTTATGGAGGTAAAGTGCCTGAAGGAGGAGAGTTTAGAAAAGGATATTGGTATATGCCTACAATAATCGGCAACGTTACAAACGATATGAGAGTAGCTCAGGAGGAAATCTTTGGTCCTGTCGTTGTTGTAATGAAATTTTCTGAGGAAGAAGAAGTGATTCGTCAAGCAAATGATACGATCTTCGGATTAGGGTCTTGTATTTGGACAAAAGATCATGGAAGAGCCCATCGTGTGTCATCACGTATTCGTGCTGGAATTGTCATGGTGAATTGTCCGATTTCAGCCTTCCCTGGAACACCATTTGGAGGATATAAGCAATCAGGCTTTGGCAGAGAGCTAGCGCTTGAAACTCTAAATCTTTATATGGAAACTAAGAGCGTCGTTTCTTATGTCGGCGGTAAACCGTTAAATATGTTTGGAATCTAGTATTATGTTTTTTGGAATATCATGGAAAAAGTACAAAATTACTGTTGGAAAAATTGCGAAAATTAGTTATATTATATTTATTAGACGTAAGTCTAAAAAATAGGCTCTTTTCTAAAAGATTGTTGCTTTACAACTATAGCTTTTCGACTATCCAGGCAAGCGACACGCTTGCTATGTCACACTTATTTTGAAGAAGCAGCGTGTATTTGATCTACAAACTGACATATCGGTTAAATAGGGCCGATATGTTTTTCTTTCCTAGCAGAATACAAATGATGAAATCGGTTGATTCCGAAAAAATTGTTCCAACACCCATACACTTGTAAAAGCAGCATTTGTTCCATCATAATAAAAAATGAGACAAAATCCAAAAAAAGACAGGTGTAGCAGTTATGAAACCAAGATCTTTAATGTTCACTTTATTTGGTGAGTACATTCAGCATTATGGCAATGAAATTTGGATTGGCAGCCTTATTAATATGATGTCCCATTTTGGTATTTCAGAATCTTCTATCCGCGGGGCCGCTTTAAGAATGGTACAGCAAGATTTCTTCCAAGTGAGAAAAATTAAAAATAATAGCTATTATTCTCTTACCAATAAAGGGATGAGAACAATGCTCGATGGATTCACCCGGGTTTATAACAAAAAAAGCGACAAATGGGACGGACGCTGGCGGATTTTAACATACTCTGTTCCAGAAGAAAAAAGAGATCTCCGCAACCAAATTCGAAAAGAGCTGAGCTTAATGGGGTTTGGCTTCATTTCCCACGGGACATGGGCTAGTCCGAATCCTGTTGAGCAGCAAGTAATGGAATTAATTAGAGACTATCATTTGGAGCAATATGTTATTCTTTTCAGTTCGAGTTCGGTCGTATCCCATACCAACGAGGATCTAATTGAAAAAGGATGGGACTTTGCTGCGATTGGGAAAGAGTACGAGGCATTTATTGAAATTTATCAAACGAAATATGATGAATATAAAAAGCGGGCTTGGAATAATGAATTGAGTGATGAGGAATGCTTTATTGAGCGAACAAAGCTCGTACACGAATATCGGAAATTATTTTTTGTTGATCCAGGGTTTCCGAATGATCTTTTACCTCCTGATTGGAATGGTACGAAAGCAAGGGAACTCTTTTTCAACACTCATCAGCTTTTGTCAGTGCCAGCAATCAGATATTTTGAAAAGGTGTTTGAAAAAGCTCCCGATCATGAACTTGTTCCAAATCGTGATAAGGCTATCAATCCTTTTGTCGTTTAATGGAAATAGATGAAGTGGGTGATCTAAATATGTCCAACACTCCTTTTGAAAAATTAACAGAAAATATATATCGGATTCCGATTCCTGTACCTTTTCCGATGAAATATATTTATTGCTATTTGTTTAAGGAACAAGATGGGTGGAGCCTTGTCGATACAGGCTTCAACTACCCGGAAGCAGTAAATGCGTGGAAAAATGTCTTCGAACAGCTACGCATTCAACCTGAACAGATTTCAGCTATTTATTTGACTCATTTCCACCCAGATCATTTTGGGTTAGCTGGCTGGATGCAAGAATTAACGGGAGCTCTTGTGTATATGAGCAAAGTAGACATTATCATGGCAGAGCGTGTTTGGGGAAAAAACAGCCAACAGTCAGATGCAGTCGGTGCTATTTACCGCCAAAATGGTGTGCCAGAACGTCTAGCGGAGCAAATTGAAGAAAATATGAAAAAGCTAAGTGAACATGTTCAGCCTTTTCCTTCGCTCACGATTCTAGAAGAGGAAGAGGTCCGATTAGGAGGGATGATTTGGAAAGTCATTTCCGTTCCAGGTCATAGTGATGGAATGATCAACTTTTATCAGCCGGAGAAACGGATCCTTCTTGCAGCTGACCACGTATTAGATAAAATCACGCCTAATATTAGCTTATGGCCTGGGGGGAGCGCCAATCCGCTAGAAGATTATTTTTCTTCTCTGAATAAAGTCGCTGCATTGAATATTCGTTTGGCTTTCCCAGCGCACGGAAAAGTCATTGATGAATTCTCTGAAAGAATTTTGGCAATTCGCCGCCATCACGATAAGAGGCTAAAACAAATGTTTTCCCTCGCATTACGAGATCAAACCGCTTATGAAATTGCCGGCAAAGTGTTTAGCAATAAACAGCTATCCCCGCATCAATGGAGGTTTGCAATTGCTGAAACCTTAGCTCATTTAGAATATCTCGTGTTGAATGATGAATTAATGAAAACGGAACGAAATGGTACGATCTTTTATAGACAAAATACCGAAAAGAGCGCATAGTTTACAGGCTGCGCTCTTATTTATTGTGACCGTTGATCGTGTTATTTAAGACTGAAAAGATTGACAAGTGATGCGAAGATATTTTTTGTTAGCTTTTCGTTTTACGGTATCCTGCCTCATTTAACTTAACCCTCGAAAATTCTACAAAATCAAAAATCTGCTTGTCCTTCGTCTCCTTCAGCATGAGTTAAACGATTCATATGGAAGTTTAGATGAAATGCTGCGGCCTTAAAAAATGACGGCTATATTTTATAAAATTTATACGATCGTTTAATTAAACCATTAATAATGTTTTCAAATATGTCCGTGATGAGAAAGAGAATGCGGTATTGTAAATACGCCAGAACCCTGTAAAAAGACTGTTTTTATATATATGAAAATGAAATTTTTTGACTTTTTTAAATTTTTAGTATTGACACGGATTGTTATTACATCTTATTATGTAATTAAGACGATAAATAAAAAAACATAATATCGAGAGGTGGGAAAATGGATCATTCAGCACTTTTAAAAGAGAAGGTTCAAAATGGTTTTATCGTGGAAGGTATAGATGACATGAACGAGGAATACTTGCAAGCATTAAAGCAGACGCTCGTCATTGTCGGAGATACCGAGCTATTAAGCGTTCCTCCATTGCTTACAGTTTATAATCAAGCCCCATCATTAAACAGCAAGATTACCGCATTAGCTATTATGCAGGATGAAATCGGTCATGCCCATATTGCTTATCGTCTCTTAAAAGATTTAGGCGAAAATACAGATGAGCTTTTATACAATAGGGAACCGCATCGCTTTAAAAACCCATATGCATTTGATTTTGAACTTTCCAACTGGATTGAGCTTGGTGTATTTAATGCTTTCTTCGATCGAGCTGGATATACCTTGTTGGGAGATGCCTTTGAGTATACTTCATACGGTCCATGGAAACGAGCGCTAGTTAAGGTGGATAAAGAGGAATTATTCCACTTGCGCAATGGGGAAATCATCATGAGAACCGCCATGAAAGATCCAAAGCTGAAAGACGAAGTACAAAAGGCTGTTGACTGGATGTTTTTAATGGCGCTTGAATTCTTCGGTGTTGAAGACCGTTTGAAAAGCCGTTCCGCACAGCTTGAGTACCGCCTGAAAGGAAGTACAAATGACGAGCTGCGTCAAAAATGGCTGTCAACAGCGGTTCCGTTCTGTGAATCAATTGGCGTGAAAGTGCCAGCTCATTATGATGAAAAGCAGCAAAAATATGTGTTAGAGGTTCCTTTCCCTTGTAAATTTGATCCAGAAAACAAAAAATGGTTATTTGACCAACCAGACACGTGGGACAATGTCATTAATCGCTTTAAGCAAAGGGGACCAAAAAACAAACAGTTTGTGGAAAGAATTCAGAAGGGATATAAAGAAATGGAAAACTGGCGAAAAGAGGCGGTGTAATGGCGCTTAAAACGAAGGATATCCAAAAATACTGGGAAGCTTTAAAGGAAGTCATGGACCCTGAATTTCCAATCAGTGTTGTCGATATGGGATTGATATACGGTTTAGAAAAAAACGGCAGCGAGATTGATGTCACGATGACTTATACTTCTGTTTCTTGCGCCTGCATGGAATGGATTGAAGGAGATATTAAAAAACGTTTGCTGGAGGAGGAAGAAATACAATCGGTAAATATTCATGTTGTTTGGGATCCCCCTTGGACCGTTGACCGCTTGAGTCCAGAAGGTAGAGAAAAATTAAAATATTGGGGGGTAAGTGCAAAATGATAACAAAGAACGAAACAAGAGCAGCTTTTGATGTATTTGCCCGCATTAACAGGGGAGATCACTTAATGTATATCGGAACAGTTGAAGCAGAGAATAAAGAATTAGCGAAAATATATGCTGCTTATACGTACGATGAAGAGGACTGGACGGAAATGGTTGTCGTTGACAGAAGTGAGATGGCATGGGTGAAAAAAGCAGATTGGCTATTTGCAGAAAAAGGGGCGAATTGAAATGAGTGAGTTGAAAGCACATGTTCAACCATTTATTGAGTTATTGGAAACAATTGCCGACAACAAATATGTGCTTGGTGACCGTTTAATAGAAGTCGGTGTTAGCGGACCAGATTTAGGAGCGACATTAGCTTCTGTTGCGATGTCCCAAGGGGAATTAGGCCATGCGAGACTGTTTTACAATTGGAGTTTTGATTTAAAGCATCGGGATGAAAGAAAGCAGAAAATAGACATTAAAGAGCAAACGGGGAAAGCGTTTTCGAAAGTAGTCGGTGTCGATAATTGGATTTCCCTCATTGCAGCCATTTATACCGTTAATACTGGAATTCGGATTGTATTAGAATCGCTTGAGGATGCGGATCATAAAGTTTCTTCACGAGTTGTCAAAATGGTTCGTGAACAACATGAACATATTGAGTATGCAAAG is a window from the Bacillus alveayuensis genome containing:
- a CDS encoding hypothetical protein (product_source=Hypo-rule applied; superfamily=48452), which produces MLFNAYVEMDDLKKAKQLLDRYPDDFSIHFVYNRLLLELLENGPTKKAEKLLKEAKKRNPHVIKYLYDGRWVDSSIPYFTPGDETEAIVYVQDSGHLWWDDPLDRLRHLL
- a CDS encoding putative transcriptional regulator YdeE (product_source=COG3708; cath_funfam=3.90.810.10; cog=COG3708; pfam=PF14526; smart=SM00871; superfamily=55136); its protein translation is MSQFIQTKKIARLDPIRFIGKPVVTSNEAEMKGEGVIPSLWQSFNKHSIIEKIPNKKNPNILAIYTNYESDEAGSYTFAIGAEVTTINQVPTGMKSFFIRECPYVVFTTRKGSIPEIVVEAWQYIWEWSKTNKRAFLTDFEVYDERCKNPENSQVDIYISVIGDFPLF
- a CDS encoding hypothetical protein (product_source=Hypo-rule applied; cath_funfam=1.20.5.170; superfamily=46689), whose amino-acid sequence is MEEGWSYRQLREQFGIKSDAQIAEWVKKVKNNELLEDNRGKWNKKYFNSLEEENAYLKAQVEYLKKRNPNLHGKEWS
- a CDS encoding cell division protein FtsB (product_source=COG2919; cath_funfam=1.20.5.170; cog=COG2919; smart=SM00338; superfamily=58022) gives rise to the protein MLGYYLKRLKLKTERLSAETERLSAETERLSAETERLSAETERLSAQTEGFLL
- a CDS encoding 3-hydroxybutyryl-CoA dehydrogenase (product_source=KO:K00074; cath_funfam=1.10.1040.10,3.40.50.720; cog=COG1250; ko=KO:K00074; pfam=PF00725,PF02737; superfamily=48179,51735), translating into MTIQYVGVVGSGTMGSGIAQICAQNGYYVYLYDVNDTIVQKSLYSIEKRLQKMVEKGKITKKELEQSMERIEACTELSNLKACDVVIEAVPEKLPLKKEIFRQLEGVCSEQTILATNTSSFSVTDIASAVNTPERVVGLHFFNPVPLMPLVEIVKGFKTSEKWIHVLLRFADSLGKEAVICEDTPGFIVNRIARPFYNEALKIAGERLASVEQIDIIMKKAGHFKMGPFELQDLIGIDVNFSTTESVYNGFFGEGRFRPHYLQQRMVQSGKIGRKAGEGYFRYEN
- a CDS encoding 3-hydroxybutyryl-CoA dehydrogenase (product_source=KO:K00074; cath_funfam=1.10.1040.10,3.40.50.720; cog=COG1250; ko=KO:K00074; pfam=PF00725,PF02737; superfamily=48179,51735), yielding MKTKTLIGAIVGRGPLSAPLVKQMKTLGHTVIDNGEWQQGSHLDFVVETTNVNMEEKKKNLMKIENIISEKTLILSTCLRITATEAASWLKHPERLVGFAAFSTWEETNLIEIAPALQTDFDYVIKAKNIFQMMGKEVEVVEDGVGCVFPRILSLIINEAAFALTEKIATPEHIDKAMKKGTNYPMGPLAWADHVGIDEIYAVLSGLYKEMGEERYRPAPMLRKMVYAGWLGKKSGRGFYLYES
- a CDS encoding acetyl-CoA C-acetyltransferase/3-oxo-5,6-didehydrosuberyl-CoA/3-oxoadipyl-CoA thiolase (product_source=KO:K00626/KO:K02615; cath_funfam=3.40.47.10; cog=COG0183; ko=KO:K00626,KO:K02615; pfam=PF00108,PF02803; superfamily=53901; tigrfam=TIGR02430); the protein is MREAVIIDAVRTPIGRFHGALKDVRPDDLAAHVIKELFNRNPIDPSLVEDVIFGCANQAGEDNRNVARMAALLAGMPDTVPGVTVNRLCGSGLEAVNQAAISIQAGLGDVFIAGGTESMTRAPYVMMKPQLDGIRSTPVFYDTTLGWRLVNEKLAEKYPPISLGETAENVANRYQISREEQDEFALLSQQKADRAIKEGRFQAELVPITTKNRKGEEKVVDRDEHPRPETTLEALAKLKPAFVKDGTVTAGNSSGMNDGASALLIMERTTAEQFGFKPLARFITCAVAGVHPSYMGLGPIPATQKALRRAQLTVDQLDLIEMNEAFASQSIACMKELRFHKDKVNVNGGAIALGHPLGCSGARIVTTLVHEMQRRDSRYGLATMCIGVGQGIATIIEKL
- a CDS encoding betaine-aldehyde dehydrogenase (product_source=KO:K00130; cath_funfam=3.40.605.10; cog=COG1012; ko=KO:K00130; pfam=PF00171; superfamily=53720) gives rise to the protein MKVKSHYPLFINGEYVDSKNGERFDVVNPATEEVIATAAKAAKEDVDKAVQAARTAFESGKWPKMTAAKRARILNKIASIMRERFDDLVNAEVLNSGKTVDAAKGQINQAIEDFEFYAAAAITLQGDVNQVPNGFFNYTVKEPVGVCGQIIPWNYPLMMAAWKVAPALAAGCTVVLKPASYTPITAYMLAEICLEAGVPNGVVNVITGSGSEIGPYMTQHPGIDKVAFTGETETGKDIMKRASDTLKRVTLELGGKSPNIVFDDCDLEEAVNGSLFGIFYNTGQSCEARSRLFVHESIYDEFMEMFLEKASRVRVGDPFAKGVHMGAVISKSHQDVIDGYVKLAVEEGGEILYGGKVPEGGEFRKGYWYMPTIIGNVTNDMRVAQEEIFGPVVVVMKFSEEEEVIRQANDTIFGLGSCIWTKDHGRAHRVSSRIRAGIVMVNCPISAFPGTPFGGYKQSGFGRELALETLNLYMETKSVVSYVGGKPLNMFGI
- a CDS encoding phenylacetic acid degradation operon negative regulatory protein (product_source=KO:K02616; cog=COG3327; ko=KO:K02616; pfam=PF07848,PF08223; superfamily=46785,47769; tigrfam=TIGR02277), which gives rise to MKPRSLMFTLFGEYIQHYGNEIWIGSLINMMSHFGISESSIRGAALRMVQQDFFQVRKIKNNSYYSLTNKGMRTMLDGFTRVYNKKSDKWDGRWRILTYSVPEEKRDLRNQIRKELSLMGFGFISHGTWASPNPVEQQVMELIRDYHLEQYVILFSSSSVVSHTNEDLIEKGWDFAAIGKEYEAFIEIYQTKYDEYKKRAWNNELSDEECFIERTKLVHEYRKLFFVDPGFPNDLLPPDWNGTKARELFFNTHQLLSVPAIRYFEKVFEKAPDHELVPNRDKAINPFVV